The Sporosarcina sp. Te-1 DNA window TCTCATTCTTCGGTTGGTATTCAACAAGCTCTGTGACAAGCTCTGCCGTCGAAGACGCATACGGCTCCATATATACTAGCATTGTGTTGTTAATGAACTCCTCGCCTCGTCGATGGTGATCGATGACAACGAGCTTTTCTGCCCGTTCGACTAGCCGATCATCAATAACCATGCTCGGCTTATGCGTATCGACCACAACAACAAGCGATCTCTCTGTCAGCATGGACAGCGCAGTATCCGGTTCGATGAAATGGGCATGCAACTCTTCGTCCTGCTCAATTTCCATCATTAACCGGGTGACACTGCCATCCAACTCATCCGGGTTGTAGACGACATACCCTTCAATATTGTTCATCCGAGCCATTTTCCGAACGCCGATAGACGCACCAATCGCATCCATGTCGGGCATTTTATGGCCCATGACAAACACCTTGTCGCTCCCTTGGATCAAGTCACGCAACGCGTGGGAAATGACCCGGGCCCGGACACGCGTCCGTTTTTCCACTGGATTTGTTTTCCCGCCATAAAACTTCAACTTTCCATCCGCACGCTTGATAGCGACTTGATCGCCGCCCCGCCCGAGAACCAAGTCCAAGCTTGATTGGGCCAGTTCGCCGAGTTCCGTTAAAGATCCCGACCCCGTACCGACTCCAATGCTTAATGTCAGCCCTGTGCTTTGTTTGGCGGTTTTCTCCCGAATATCATCTAAGATGGAGAATTTCGCTTTTTCGAGCTTCGCTAATGAAGCTTCATTGAAAACGGCCAGAAAGCGGTCGGAAGCGATCCGTTTCACGAATATCCCGTTTTCATTTGCCCAGCTGTTGACGAGCGAAGTGACAAGTGAGTTTACTTGGCTTCTCGTCTGGTCATCCATCGTTTGGGCCAATTCGTCATAGTTATCGACCAGCAGAATGCCCAGCACAGTTCGATCCGAGTAATAAAGTGACTCGATTTCAACCTGCTCCGTCACATCAAACAGATAGATCAGCTTTTCTTCCGCCTTATAAATGACGTTATACGAAGCATCATCCAAATGGATGATCACTTGGTCAGGCGATTCGTTTTTTATGATCGGGTGGAATTCATCGGAAAGATCGTAGATGTCCTCCCCGACCAAAGTCTCTTTATGAAAGACCTTCATCGCATAGGGATTCGCCCATTCGATGGCATGTTTATCATTCAACAGCATAATGCCGATCGGTAGTTCAAGCAGTGCTTCCTCCCCGACCTTTTTCATTCTGTAGGACAAGGACTCGATATGCTTTTCGGTTTCTATATAGGTTTGGTCCTCGAATTTCCATGCGCTCGCAATAGCGGCCACATAAAGTACCGTAAAGAAAAGCCCGAACCAAAAGTTGTATAGGAACAGCAGTATGGCCGCCATGACTCCCAGAAGAGATAAGGCCGTCAATGGATAGCGGATTGCCCTTTTCCTAAAAAATGAAGTCATTGTCTCATCCCCTTACCTCGTCTGGTCTTTGTCAATCCATAATCGTACATTGGCAGCGGCGTCAAATAAACCAAGCAGGATCGTAATAGGGCTCAAGACGATGCCCACGAACATCAGGAGTACCGTCAAAATTCCAGGTGTCTTTAGTTTATGCATGAAGTAATGGATGAGCGATAGCCCTTGCAGAAGAAAGAGGAATCGCAATAGGAGCGTCGCATTAATGTACAGTACATACATACCCGAACTTTCATCCATCTTTCCTAAAAAGGAATATAAAAGAAGCAGCCCGTAAATGAATACGGTGATGACAGGCAACCTCAATTCACGCAATGGTGGAAACTGCGGTACGTCCACTCCAATCCGTCTCATTACGAGAAAGTTGAACGTAATGAGGAAAAAGGAGAAAAAGAAAATTGTGCCAATGAATACCATCGGAATGGTCACCCGGTAATAGGCGAATAGTTCGTGAACCAGTTCCTTATAGTTTCGGGACATGGTTCCCGTCTGTGGACCAAGGTCCAATAGTGTTTTCTGCCAGCTTGCCAGAATGGCCAGCACACGATCGACCAGATTGATTTGAAATAAAAAAACTCCTGCCAAGTAGGCCAGCATGCCGAGTATGAGCAAAGTTAAGGACGTCGCCATGAACGTGTAGAGCTTTGTTTTGCCTTGACTGATCAGCTCACCGACCAATAGCCCGATGATCAGGAACAGCAATGCGAATGGCAATGTGGCAATTCCAGCAATCAGCAAGGATAGTAACAGACCTGCCATAGCCAGCACAATGGAAGCTGTCCGATCCGCTCGCAACCTATATAACATGATCGGCAGTGGAATGAAAAAAGTTGTCACGAAGCCTACTACTGTATATGTTGAGACGGCAAGCAATATGGCAAATAGAGCGAGCATCATCGCCCCAAACGTTATCTTCCGTGCGCTATCTTGCATATTCAATTCCTCCGGAGCAATAGTGGATTTCTTTCCCATTGAAAGATTTCCATTCAATTCGCTAAGATTGACCCATCCCCCTGGAGGGGAAGGATGACCCATCATTCTAATTGTATCATGAGTACATCTGTTTCTACAAAGAGAGGGGGCAGGAAAAGGCATATCAGCGACCTGGAAAAGTTGCCAATCCGTACAGATGGCACCAGCCATGCAGGAACTCCCTTTTCGAGCGCAATGGAACTCTTTCTTGAAAGTAAAAAAAACCGCCTTCGCACCAGTAAGACCGGTTTCACAAGGCGGTTCATGTTAAAAATATAATTATCTTTCTTCCGCTACGAATGGAAGAAGTGCCATAATACGAGCACGTTTAATAGCAGTTGTCAACTTACGTTGATACTTCGCGCTTGTGCCTGTTACACGGCGAGGCAAGATTTTTCCACGTTCAGAAACGAATTTCTTTAGTAGATCTGTATCTTTGTAATCGATATGTGTAATGTTATTTGATGTAAAATAGCAGACTTTACGACGTCTGCGACCTCCACGGCGTGGTGCCATATCGCTTTCCCTCCTCACTTTTACGTACGTTTATCAAATCAGAATGGCAGATCGTCGTCCGATACTTCAATCGGGCCGCCGCCTGTCGAAAACGGATCATCATTGGTACGCGTATAGTTTTGTTGATTGGATTGTTGATACTGTTGGTTCGGCTGCTGATTCTGATAATACGGCTGATCGTTCTGAGGTGTACCATAGGCAGCTCCAGACCGATCTGCGCTTGCATTCCGCGGTTCTAGGAATTGAACGCTGTCCGCCACGACTTCCGTCATGAAGACCCGCTTTCCGTCTTGTCCATCGAAGCTGCTCGTCTGAATACGGCCTTCAACTCCGGCAAGACTTCCTTTGCGCAAAAAGTTCGCAGTGTTTTCAGCCTGCTTTCTCCAAGTGACACAGTTGATGAAATCAGCTTCCCGTTCTCCAGATTGGTTCGAGAACGCTCGGTTCACCGCAAGTGTAAAGCGAGTGACCGCAATGCCACTCTGTGTGTACTTGAGTTCAGGATCTTTTGTCAATCGGCCAACTAAAACGACACGGTTAATCATCAGATTGCAACCTCCCTCATCATGTTCGAACTTTACCCAGTCACGGTTACGTCATTTTATATAAATGGATCAGTTGTCAAGACGAACAGCCATATGACGAATAATGCTTTCGTTGATGTTCGCTAGACGATTAAATTCATCGATCGCTTCAGTCGTTGCATTCGCAGTAACGAGTTGGTAATAACCTTCGCGCAAGTCGTCGATTTCGTAAGCAAGACGACGCTTGCCCCACTCTTTCGACTCGATGATTTCCGCTCCGTTGGAAGTAAGGATTTCGTTGAAACGTTCGATCAACGCTTTTTTCGCTTCATCTTCCACTGTTGGACGGATGATGTACATAATTTCGTACTTTCTCATCTTCAGTCACCTCCTTATGGACTTTGGCCCGGTGAGTTACAACGGGCAAGGAGTAAGTAAATATAAATTATATTACTCACATCGTCATATCTTAACATGTCTAAAGCTTTTTATCAACTATTATTTGATATACTCAACGTAAGGAGTGATGTTATGAATGAGTTGCCTGAACCCGATCATATCATTGAGATCGATTTGCCAAAAGTGGCGAAAAGCGGCATGGTTTGGACTGTTATTAGTTTTATCCTTCTCCTTGCCATCCTCGTTGTGCTAAAAGGAGGATTTGCATTTACCTTCTCCTTTTGGGATCTTCTATTGTTCATCGGCGGTTACATAGCACTGATTGTCCTGCA harbors:
- a CDS encoding DHH family phosphoesterase, which codes for MTSFFRKRAIRYPLTALSLLGVMAAILLFLYNFWFGLFFTVLYVAAIASAWKFEDQTYIETEKHIESLSYRMKKVGEEALLELPIGIMLLNDKHAIEWANPYAMKVFHKETLVGEDIYDLSDEFHPIIKNESPDQVIIHLDDASYNVIYKAEEKLIYLFDVTEQVEIESLYYSDRTVLGILLVDNYDELAQTMDDQTRSQVNSLVTSLVNSWANENGIFVKRIASDRFLAVFNEASLAKLEKAKFSILDDIREKTAKQSTGLTLSIGVGTGSGSLTELGELAQSSLDLVLGRGGDQVAIKRADGKLKFYGGKTNPVEKRTRVRARVISHALRDLIQGSDKVFVMGHKMPDMDAIGASIGVRKMARMNNIEGYVVYNPDELDGSVTRLMMEIEQDEELHAHFIEPDTALSMLTERSLVVVVDTHKPSMVIDDRLVERAEKLVVIDHHRRGEEFINNTMLVYMEPYASSTAELVTELVEYQPKNEKLTMLEATALLAGIVVDTKSFTLRTGSRTFEAASYLRTNGADTVLVQRLLKEDISTYIERSKLIETVELSKSGIAIAKGRNDVTYSSVLIAQTADILLTMQDVIASFVIAPRADGKIGISARSLGELNVQLIMEELGGGGHLTNAACQLNVETVEEAEQLLKTAISNKVERGNPE
- a CDS encoding YybS family protein, encoding MGKKSTIAPEELNMQDSARKITFGAMMLALFAILLAVSTYTVVGFVTTFFIPLPIMLYRLRADRTASIVLAMAGLLLSLLIAGIATLPFALLFLIIGLLVGELISQGKTKLYTFMATSLTLLILGMLAYLAGVFLFQINLVDRVLAILASWQKTLLDLGPQTGTMSRNYKELVHELFAYYRVTIPMVFIGTIFFFSFFLITFNFLVMRRIGVDVPQFPPLRELRLPVITVFIYGLLLLYSFLGKMDESSGMYVLYINATLLLRFLFLLQGLSLIHYFMHKLKTPGILTVLLMFVGIVLSPITILLGLFDAAANVRLWIDKDQTR
- the rpsR gene encoding 30S ribosomal protein S18; protein product: MAPRRGGRRRRKVCYFTSNNITHIDYKDTDLLKKFVSERGKILPRRVTGTSAKYQRKLTTAIKRARIMALLPFVAEER
- the ssb gene encoding single-stranded DNA-binding protein, coding for MINRVVLVGRLTKDPELKYTQSGIAVTRFTLAVNRAFSNQSGEREADFINCVTWRKQAENTANFLRKGSLAGVEGRIQTSSFDGQDGKRVFMTEVVADSVQFLEPRNASADRSGAAYGTPQNDQPYYQNQQPNQQYQQSNQQNYTRTNDDPFSTGGGPIEVSDDDLPF
- the rpsF gene encoding 30S ribosomal protein S6 encodes the protein MRKYEIMYIIRPTVEDEAKKALIERFNEILTSNGAEIIESKEWGKRRLAYEIDDLREGYYQLVTANATTEAIDEFNRLANINESIIRHMAVRLDN